TATGCTCTGAAAAATTCAGATGCAGAACTGGATGTGTTAAAACGATTGAATCGTGAAACGCATTTAAAGATGACCATGCCTCAGATGCTTTCCGGACACTTGCAGGGATTGATGCTGCAACTATTCAGCAAAATGATTCGTCCGAAAAAGATTCTGGAAATTGGAACTTTCACCGGCTATTCCGCCATTTGTCTCGCGCAGGGATTGCAGGAAAGAGGCAGACTTCACACCATTGATGTGAACGAAGAGTTCAGAGAAATCATCACGCGTTATATAAAGGAAGCGGGCTTGCAGGGGAAAATTACCCTGCATATCGGCTCCGCTGTTAATATCTTACCCACCATA
This window of the Bacteroidota bacterium genome carries:
- a CDS encoding O-methyltransferase is translated as MNFLPQEIEDYALKNSDAELDVLKRLNRETHLKMTMPQMLSGHLQGLMLQLFSKMIRPKKILEIGTFTGYSAICLAQGLQERGRLHTIDVNEEFREIITRYIKEAGLQGKITLHIGSAVNILPTIKDEFDLVFIDADKENYSTYYDLAFPKVKQGGYIIADNVLWSGKILNSPMKMDIETKSLLAYSKKIQSDSRVENVLLPLRDGLMIARKK